taaaaaaaattgctggacTAACTAGAAAACGCGCaagaataccataaaatctagctaaaatagctaacagaccttctcaaaacatacagcttttgagactgacagcatttttccagcttgcaaattagtaaaatttactaaaaatttagctagattcatcatttttaggacctggatccagctgtcaaatccaggatttttttttaggatttccagctaaaaaaaatcgtggttgaaaaaacaaccaatttttttagggtttttaaccgaaaattagtaagatttacgataaaccttctttccgtgtgagttttgtgctcacctccgcaggttgcacaacgactcttgatgaaacagtttcttccaccatgtccaaactgcaagcagttcgaacattgcgtcacatcacggtgcactggacgataacgttcccaagtcacgataatgttgaaaattgcccaaaCTGCTTttagctcagacggcgttgtcgatcctttctcgagatgaaccaggtacagttgatcacgatacttgatgtccttgttgtgtctcgtcatcttgaagacatcgatcacgttcaacttaagagttttgagctcttctttcagcacactcacatccatgtcgtacaggcctcggaggacctgtttcatggggcgtttacctggatcgtcatggctgtagtattcaatcttggtgttgttcaggaaatcccgaacgtagttgtaatcctttctggtaggtagcagaattttgagtccatcagcacacaagcgaatggaagctcgtaaagcaccagatttgataaacccggtcagccactttcgcaccgaatccgatgacgatgttttcacaaaaatgggtggcaacttttcccgtcgttcaaattcttccttctcgctcacgtccacagggagggtagcgaactggtttccagacgaattttgagcgtccttgctcaaactgcctggctttgcagttagcgcttcggcattctttagcttcttcaaatctgccgatcctgctggtgaggaccgcctctttttcttgccgtgaggcatttttgcactttttaagcacttttcaggagctaatatccaggagtacctcactgattggtgTTCCACAAGGGaatcgttctttttgtgctgttttCGTTATCGTGTTCATGTCGAATTATGCGGAAGGTGCGAAGCCGCGTGTTAGGATTCTTGtgtctttgttgttttatttgtgtttccatctggagtattagttttttaaattattttcattttttacagcttcctggaattattttaaattaaatgtctgCATGTAAATTTAtctactcactatatgatttatttaaatgttcatattattccttatcctattcctttctTGTAACATACtatctcctcataccatatatgatcaaattgcttaaattaacgaatcTTTCTtaaacagcatgggaaccatctagagcatttatattttaaattactgtttttttcacagcttcctggaatcatcttgattgtatttattatatttatcatatttattatatttattctttttactatattaattacatttattatttatcattattacaaaactatatgcttattagataatacactacagactcacatttacacatacaaacattcaaatcatttaatacattacgcattcaacaattttcatcggcccgatgaaattcccctaaccccaatttcaaacctcccaaaaatattccgttcacttttaaaagtcgcatgggttccctgcacttttgccactagtgaacaacataaacatcccctcccaaatccccacgggactgtatgggcgtagccttggagcacagtgtggaaatttacgttcttagatattcttggttgtaccgggcactCGGGCAGCAATTGACCATTGTgacaccccctacagcgtggtgcacgccatggcggaaggtaattattattgaaattgaatgtacctaaaatgttttttcgtggaaaGGTAGCTCAGGGGGTCCCTTTTCGATAtatgtgacctagaaaatatttcacctagggattttcgattttttgtcacGGTACACGGTACTTTTGGTTACTTTGCGGTTGCACAGCACCTCCCAAATGCttttaattgcaatggatactgatcaaaggggtcgtccatgaaatattttacaatatttaagGCCCCACCCACCCTTACAATCCCCCTCCCACCCCACCACCctaatttatttaacaaaaacaataacattatttttagtatGCGGCGTCCATAAAGTATGGCAcactaaaatcagcaaaaaataaccccctcccccctatgccaCACATTGTCACgcaacccccccccctcttgAAAAGTCCGGCAcgatttgtaatttgtttttttttttacatttttactttttttagttcTGAGTTCAATCAATGCCTTGTAtcatgtttgatttatgagttaaGCTTATCTAacatcaaataacttttttgtaaatattttaagcctgaattttcatttttttttctatttccagTACCCTTGGTATCCTTACACAGTTAGTTGCATATACCTAGCTCGACTAATTTCAGTATAACCGattagcagaaaaaaaaaacaaaatttacggTTGATTTGGCTGACGAGTGTTAGGTAGTGCGATTCTCGGCATACTGCAAAATAAGTTCATTGTGTTTTTACTGGATAAGGTACAACAAGtgcattatttataaaaaacttttgaaataaagttattcgctctacagcattgccttcacgttgtcgattttgagattcctactcgaaactaggtgtccgaaggcttaattgttgaggcaattgcaaacctctttttacaccttagcttccatccaccccgggattcgaactgacgacctttagattgtgagtccaactgcctacaagcgactccaccgagacaggacccagggagacgactcctacacctggactgagctaacgacataacctttaggttataccgggaccaacatttacttccccgcccgacggaaggcgtgatcagacaaatctcgtctcgaaatatGCCACAGGGaccatctgggatcgaacccaagccgactgggtgagaggcaaccacgcttagccctacaccacggttgtaaaatatttacataaaGTAATTCGATGTTTAATAAACgtaactcataaatcaaacatgaTAAAAGGCATTAAGAAACAGAGTTGTTAATGATAGATATTATATACTTAAATCATTATGTTGGGTATCAAAATTGAATTATCCCTGTACACATAAACACAAATAGCGCACAGCGCTACCTAGTTAAGTTGAGGACGGATGACAGGAGGAAAAGATGACAGCTAGAACTGTCAGAGGAAAAGGAGGTGAAGAGGATGAGGAAGAAGTGGATTTACGTCAAATATAATTTGCACTCGAACTGTTCGGTCGTTTATTCCCCAAAACCCGCCACGTTTTATTTGCTGTCCGTGTTGGACTAATTCCCCGAAAAGTCGCTTTCCCCCGTAAAAAGTGCTCCAGCAGTGATATAATCACCTGGCCCCACAGTGCTCGCCCGAAACTGCTTCAGAGTTCTTTCCTGGTCCGCGCACTGTCCGCCCGGCTGCGAATTTGCCCCGCAGTGTCGCCACGCTGAATTGCCCGGATTATCCGGCGTGTGTTCCCCCCTGAAACGATCCCCAGCTGTGAAAAACGGCCCCGTACCGGCCCGTGTGTTGCCACGAATCCCCGCACCCGCAGTGTCCCCCATCATTTTGGTGCCGTGACCAGGATACCTCCTGGCACGCCCCGTCCCGCAACACAACGTAGGAGATTTGGAGGTTAGATAACCTCACTCGGGGATCACGAGGCTGCACGTTTCTCGCACCTGCTGTGTGCTGCACCGCTCGGACGCTGTGCCTGCCGCGCCGGAAGTCATCGTTTGGAGTGGCTGATTTGATTTTTACAAGGCCTCATTCCCAAGGGGTACCAGGTGAGTACCTCTCCAATCAAATCACCCCCCATTTGCGGTACTTCCTGGGTCTTTACCCGTTCCAGCCTCGTCCATTCGTCCACGTGTGCCGCCCCGGAAGTGGCCGTGATGTCGGCGGCTGAGAAGAAGATCCGTCAGTTCGAGACGCGGCTGAAGGTGGTGAACGAGTCACTGGCTCGCGTGAAGCAGTTCCTGGACAACTACGCGGACGAGCAGAAAAGTGAAGTTCCCCTCCGGTTGGGTAGATTGGAGAAAACGCTCGAGACGTTTGAGTCGCTGATGGCGCAGTACGAGCAGTTGGACGACACCGACGTGTTCGAGAAGGGCTGCCTGCAGCAGCGTGCGTCCGTGGAGGAGCTGTACTTCAAGTGCAAAGCCCACTTGCTCGAGAAGCTGCCCCCTGAGGAACCAAGAACCCCCGCGCCTAACTCCGAAGCGAGTCGCCCTGCGCTGCTTTCTGGCATGTCGAACGTGAAGCTCCCAACAATCACGCTCCCGGAGTTCGACGGCGATTACAGTAAGTGGCTGACGTTCCACGACACGTTCCTCTCCCTGATCCACTCGTCGAGTGAGATCTCGTGCGTGCAGAAGTTCCACTACCTCCGGTCGTCACTCGTTGGAGAAGCTGCTGGCAAGATCGCGAACCAGGAGATCTCCGCTCAGGGCTACGCCATCGCTTGGGAAACGCTCACCAAGTACTACAACGACAAGAACCTCCTGCGGAAGAAGCACATCCGGACGTTGTTGAAGTACCCCAAGATCCCCAACGACTCCGTCGAAGCGCTGCACCGGATCGTCGACGATTTCCAGTGCCACACGCAGATCCTGAAGCAGCTTGGAGAACCCGTCGAGCAGATGAGTTCGATCCTGATGGAGCTGCTGGAGGACAAGTTGGACGACGCTTCGCTGAGTGCGTGGGAGGAATCGATCGGACAGAAGGAGGAGCGGCCAACTTTCAACGCGATGATCGAGTTCCTGCAGCGGCGCGCACGCGTTCGGGAGACGATCCAGATCAACCGCCCGCAGCAGGTCGCGCCGAAGTCTGGAAGCCACAACTCCGCGCCCAAGAAGCCGTTCCAAACCCGCGTCTGCTTGAACGCCGCCGTAGAATCCCCGCCCAAAACTTTCCCGTTGTGTCCCGCCTGCGACAAACAGAAGCACTCGATCATGGACTGCGCTGCGTTCAACAGCATGAACGTTTCGGAGCGCTTGAGAGTGGTCACGGACAAGAGGCTATGCAGCAACTGCTTCCGAAGCGACCACTTTGCGCGAAACTGTCGCTCGAAGTACCACTGCAAGCAATGCAACAAGCGCCACCACTCGATGATCCATCCCGGCCCTGGATCGCAGGACACAAACCCCGTCGTAGCCACCCCCGCACTGAACCCCGCTCCCGTGAACGCCGCAACAAAGTCGAGCAGCGCCAGCGTGCTGCTGTCGACCGTGGTGCTCGCTGTTTTGGACAGCTACGGCAAAGAACACCTCGCCCGTGCCCTGCTGGATACCGGATCCCAGCCTAACGTGATGAGCGAACACCTGTGCCAGCAACTTCACCTGTTCCGCAAGGTTGCGAACGTCCCCATCTCTGGTGTTGACAGCACGATCACGAACGCCAAGCACATGGTCCGCACCGAGGTCAGATCCCGTGTCAGCCGTTTCGCGGAGACTCTGGACTTCCTCGTGCTCCGCAAGGTGACCTGTGAGACGCCGCCCGTTACCATCCCGATCGCCCAGTGGAAGATTCCGGAGCACCTGGCACTTGCTGATCCGGAGTTCAACGTGTCGCGCAAGGTCGACATGATCATCGGAGCTGCTCACTTCTACTCGTTCCTGCTCGAAGGCCGGATCCGTCTGGCTGGCCCCGTCCCCCTGCTTGTCGAGTCCGTGTTTGGATGGATTGCGACGGGCTCAGTTGAGGTCAGCGACGAAGCGGAGCAGCAACCTACGGTGTCCTGTCATGTAGCGACAGTGGAATCCGTGGACAAGATGCTCGAGCGATTCTGGGCACTCGAGGAGGTCGGCGGTTCCAACTACTCGGTCGACGAACACAAATGCGAAGCCCACTTCAAGGAGACGGTTGCGCGCGACGAGAGTGGACGGTACGTGGTCAAGCTGCCGAAGCACCCCGAGTTCCAGCAGATGATCGGCGCGTCGAAGACGAACGCTGTCCGCAGATTCCGGTGGCTGGAGCAGAAGCTGGAGAAGCAACCCGAGCTCAAGCCGCAGTACCACGAATTCATGCAGGAGTACCTGACCCTGGGCCACATGCACGCTGTTCCCGACGACGCCGAAGACGAAAGTTCCCGCGCGTGCTACTTGCCCCACCATCCCGTGATTAAGGAACAGAGCTCGACGACAAAAGTGCGCGTTGTTTTCGACGGCTCCGCCAAGACAAGCGCGGGCCACTCCCTCAACGATGCACTGTTGGTCGGACCCGTGGTGCAGGACGAGCTGCTGGACACTGTGCTGCGCTTTCGGAAGTTCCCCATCGCCCTTGTCACCGACATCGAGAAAATGTACCGCCAGGTGGTGGTACACCCCGAAGACCGTCCGTACCAGCGGATTGTATGGAGATTCGACCCGGAGCAACCCATCACCACCTACGAGCTGGCCACAGTGACGTACGGGTTGGCCCCATCGTCCTTCTTGGCCACGAGAACATTGCTTCAGCTGGCAGACGACGAAGGCGCGCAGTTCCCCCAGGCCAGCGCGGCCATCAAGAAGCACATGTACGTGGACGACTTCATCGGCGGAGCGCACACCGTAGACGATGCGATCCTGCTGCGCTCCGATCTCTGCAAGCTGCTGCTGAAGGGAGGATTCCAGCTGCGTAAGTGGTGCTCCAACTCGCTCGCCGTCCTGGCGGACATTCCCAGCGAGCTCCTTGGAACGCAGTCGTCGTTGCAGTTCGACCCCGAAGAAACGATCAAAACCCTCGGCATCAGCTGGGAGCCCGAAGCTGACGTGTTCCGGTTCGTCGCTTCGGTCGTCTGGGACCTGTCCCCCACCAAGCGCAACATCCTCTCCGTAATCGCCCAGTTGTACGACCCCCTCGGTCTGATCGCTCCCGTGGTCGTGCTTGCCAAGATCGTCCTGCAGGAGCTGTGGTACTTGGCTCTGGAGTGGGATGCGTTGGTTCCCCCGGAGTTGCGCACAAGATGGTTCGACTTTTGCGAAGGGCTCTCGCACCTGAACAACTTCCGCATCGACCGCTATGCCTTCGCCCGCAAGTGCTGCTATGCCGAGCTCCATTTCTTCTCGGATGCGTCCGAGGTGGCCTACGGAGCGGTCGCCTACGTGCGCTCGGAGTCGCCGGACGGCAAAATCAAGGTGAGCTTGCTGACATCGAAGTCGAAGGTGGCCCCCCTCAAGAAGCGAAGCATACCCCGCCTGGAACTTTGCGCGTTCTTTCTCGCAGCGCAAATGTTCGTGAGAGTCGTCGAAGCCCTAGACGTGAAGTTTCAAGACGTGTACTTCTGGACCGACTCGGAGGTGGTTCTGCAGTGGCTGAAGTCGGCGCCCCGAAGGTGGAAACCCTTCGTCGCGAATCGCATCTCGGAGATCCAGATCATCACCCACGGCGCAAAGTGCCTGCACGTCGCCGGTTTGGAGAACCCTGCGGATCTGGTGTCCCGCGGAATGCCGGCGGAGAAGCTCGTCAACAGCCCCAAGTGGAAGTTCGGAGCGTCCTGGTTGGGCAAGCACAAACCGCTGTGGCCCCCGCAGCGCGACCTCAAAGGTGCGCTCCCCATCGAAGAGCAGAAGGAGAAACCCATTCTGGTTGTACAAACCGCCCCGCCCAACCATGTCTTCACCATCTTTTTCTCGTATCGACGCCTGCTGAACGCAGTAGGCCTCGCTTTGCGTTTTGCAAACAACGTCCGCAAGCCTTGCAAGCGGAACACGGACCGAGTTCTGTCGGTCGTCGAGCTGGAAGCCGCTAAGGTCGCGCTCGTCAAGATCGTCCAAGCCGAGACGTTCCCGGAGGATCTCAAGCTGTTGCGGAAAGGCCGACCTGTCGCACCAAAGTCCCCTCTGCGCCTGCTCAACCCATTCTTGGATCAAGCTGGTGTGATACGCGTTGGTGGCCGGTTGTGCTTGTCCGACGAGCCGTACGCAGTGAAGCACCCGATGGTCATCCCTGGCTTCCACCCGTTCACGCGACTGATGCTGACCTACTACCACTTGAAGGTGATCCACGGTGGCATCACGGTGACGCTCGCCAGCGTCCGAGACGAGTTCTGGCCGTTGAACGGCCGCCGCGCGGTGCGCAACGCGATTCGCCGCTGCTTCAGATGTTGCCGAGCGAACCCCCAACCCATCCAGCAGCCGATCGGTCAGCTGCCCGTCGCCAGAGTCACCGCCAACGAAGCTTTCACCTGCACCGGCGTCGATTTCTGCGGGCCGCTGTATTTGAAACCAACGCACCGCCGCGCCGCATCCCGCAAGTGCTATGTCGCGGTGTTCATCTGCCTGAGCACGAAGGCCGTCCACCTGGAGCTGGTCAACGACTTGTCCACGGCAGCGTTCCTGATGGCCCTGACCCGGTTCACCTGGAGAAGAAACAAGCCGAGTCACATCTACTCCGACAACGGAACCAATTTCATCGGAGCCAAGAACGTTCTTCACCAGTTGTACCAGATGCTGCAGCCCGGACCCGAAAGCGACAAGATCGCCAAGCACCTGGCGGACGACGGCATCCAGTGGCACCTGATCCCCCCGCGCGCTCCCAACTTCGGCGGTCTCTGGGAGGCCGCCGTGAAGGTGGCCAAAAAGCATCTCGTTCGGCAGCTCGGAAACTCACTGCTGTCCTTCGAGGAGTTGACCACGGTGCTCACTGCGATCGAAGGCTGTATGAACTCGCGCCCCCTAACCCGTCTGTCGGAGGATCCCAACGATCTGTCCGCGCTTACCCCAGCCCACTTCCTGGTGAAGAACATGATCCGACCGCTGCCCGAGCCGGACGTGCGCGACGTCCCGCTGAACCGGCTAAACCAGTATCAGCGCATCCAGGCCTACTCCCAGCGATTTTGGCACCGCTGGCGGAACGAGTACCTCAAGGAGCTCCAGACGCAGTACAGCAGCAACCCCCGGCGTTACGACCTAGACGTCGGCTCCGTGGTGATCATCAAGGACGAGCTGCTTCCACCCGCCCGCTGGCCGCTGGCCCGCGTCCTGGAAGTGCACCCTGGACCTGATGGTGTCACCCGTGTGGCCACTCTACGCACCGCCGGAGGAATCCTGAAGCGAGCCGTCTCGAAGATTTGCCCGCTGGAGTGCGCCGACGAAGGCGAAGAggaaaagtgatttgtttacatttggattgtatttttttcttagcttgtagtttattttgaaaatgtattttcaagGTGGCCGGTGTTATGTTGGGTATCAAAATTGAATTATCCCTGTACACATAAACACAAATAGCGCACAGCGCTACCTAGTTAAGTTGAGGACGGATGACAGGAGGAAAAGATGACAGCTAGAACTGTCAGGGGAAAAGGAGGTGAAGAGGATGAGGAAGAAGTGGATTTACGTCAAATATAATTTGCACTCGAACTGTTCGGTCGTTTATTCCCCAAAACCCGCCACGTTTTATTTGCTGTCCGTGTTGGACTAATTCCCCGAAAAGTCGCTTTCCCCCGTAAAAAGTGCTCCAGCAGTGATATAATCACCTGGCCCCACAGTGCTCGCCCGAAACTGCTTCAGAGTTCTTTCCTGGTCCGCGCACTGTCCGCCCGGCTGCGAATTTGCCCCGCAGTGTCGCCACGCTGAATTGCCCGGATTATCCGGCGTGTGTTCCCCCCCGAAACGATCCCCAGCTGTGAAAAACGGCCCCGTACCGGCCCGTGTGCTGCCACGAATCCCCGCACCCGCAGTGTCCCCCATCACATTACTTACTTACTTGAATCATCAATCGTGAtttcaacaataacaaaaaataaaaacatatccTATAAAAATGATAAGCTGTTAAATTGAACtcagaattataaaataaataaaaatgtacaaaaaaaaaacatgattaggGTACAAAACGTTGCGTACtattcaaggggggggggggcgtagTCAGCGCGACAATGTGTGgcattttttgctgattttagtgTGCCATATTTGATGGATGACGCCTCatactaaaaataatgttattgtctttgttaaataaataaGGGGGATgaggggggggcggggggttgTAAGGGTGAGTGGGGCcttaaatattgtgaaatatttcatggacgacccctttgatcagtatccattgcaattaaaaGGATTAGGGAGGTGCCGTGCAACCGCAAAGTAACCAAAAGTACCGTGCGCCTCCATTTATacagttaaaaaactgaaaatgacaaaaaatcgaaaatccctaggtgaaatattttctaggtcacagatatcgaaaagggaccccctttttttttttttttgttgcccaatgggcattgggttaagttcactgcgaccacctgagaaggctatcttttgtgatgtaccctggttactgtccatactacaaattactcgtatccattggatcggaagacgaggggttattttgcagacatggtttatcccaattcggcgcaatacagtcgatgaactgtatgaccttcttgggatgggtgtggtgccatacatcgtacggcgtaagaaggtgcgatccaaagaaccgcagccttcgagacacaagtgctccgcagaagcagagtaaatgtgccgagctttccagctcagttaaacaaaaacgacagaggttgttaggccacctgccgattttgtgcaggtgATATCTGGCAGGACAATGTCCTGTTAGAAGCCCTGCGAGTATTCGTAGTTCCCTACGGTTTAAGCCAAGAAGTTTCCTGGCAATTGAAGGACTTGGAGTGATAAAAGTTTTAGCTTGTCTCAATCCTCGCATCTCGCCCCAGATTGAAGCGATTTGCGATTGTCCCCAATTAGTTATTTCTTGCTTTACGGCACTTTTTGAGATTCCCAGGAACGGCTCGGGACCCACGAAGATGTTTGATGAGCCTTGTCTGGCAAGTTCATCAGCCATTTCGTTGCCTTCAATGCCGCAGTGCCCTGGGACCCAAAACAACATGACTCTGTTATGCCGAGAAGCAAGTTCCCTGAGGGAAGCGACGCACTCCCAAACAAGTTTGGATTcgcatttagaggattttaatgccaatagtgcagcttggctatccgagaaaataccgatttttgcgtgtctaTAATTTCTCATAATACACGTCCTCGCACAGATGTGTATGGCATACACTTCTGCTTGAAAAACGGTAGGCCACTTTCCCATAGATATGGTTTCCCTGGTTCGAGGACCGAAGACTCCAGCTCCAGTAGAAGTGCCCATTTTTGAACCATCCGTAAAGAAACGAATAGTTCCTTCTGGAAGTGGAGGTCCTCCATTACTCCACATTTGGCGATTTGTTTCAATCACCTCATATGGAATGTCCATGTTGGGCCTCACCTCCATGCAGTCCGAGACTGAAGTTGCAAGGGGGGAAATGTCAAAAGCCTTCACGATCCGCGAATGACCCGTTCCATCTCCTTCCACCCAGTTGTTACACCGTTTTAGTCGTAGAGCGCCAAGCGCTGCCTCCTGCTTCACATGTAAATGTAAAGGCAGAATGCATAGCATGGCTTCCATGGCCGCGGTGGGGGTTGTTTTCATTGCACTCGTTACAGAGAGACATGCCAGTCGTTGGAGCTTGGTCAGCTTCGACTGACATGTCTTCTGTTCAGTCTTCGGCCACCAAACGGTCGACGCATAGGTTACCCTAGGTCGAGCGATGGTGGTGTAAGAGTAGAAAGCAAGTTTCGGTTTAAGGCCCCAGGTTTTGCCGAGCATTTTGTTGCACGCCCAGATAGCAGTAGTTGCCTTCTTTACCGCATAGTCCAGATGTGCATTCCAGTTCAGCTTTTTGTCAAGGATTACTCCTAAATATTTGAC
This is a stretch of genomic DNA from Culex pipiens pallens isolate TS chromosome 1, TS_CPP_V2, whole genome shotgun sequence. It encodes these proteins:
- the LOC120426986 gene encoding uncharacterized protein LOC120426986 → MFGTKGTLNEHQLTHSDENRRLIPKGYQVSTSPIKSPPICGTSWVFTRSSLVHSSTCAAPEVAVMSAAEKKIRQFETRLKVVNESLARVKQFLDNYADEQKSEVPLRLGRLEKTLETFESLMAQYEQLDDTDVFEKGCLQQRASVEELYFKCKAHLLEKLPPEEPRTPAPNSEASRPALLSGMSNVKLPTITLPEFDGDYSKWLTFHDTFLSLIHSSSEISCVQKFHYLRSSLVGEAAGKIANQEISAQGYAIAWETLTKYYNDKNLLRKKHIRTLLKYPKIPNDSVEALHRIVDDFQCHTQILKQLGEPVEQMSSILMELLEDKLDDASLSAWEESIGQKEERPTFNAMIEFLQRRARVRETIQINRPQQVAPKSGSHNSAPKKPFQTRVCLNAAVESPPKTFPLCPACDKQKHSIMDCAAFNSMNVSERLRVVTDKRLCSNCFRSDHFARNCRSKYHCKQCNKRHHSMIHPGPGSQDTNPVVATPALNPAPVNAATKSSSASVLLSTVVLAVLDSYGKEHLARALLDTGSQPNVMSEHLCQQLHLFRKVANVPISGVDSTITNAKHMVRTEVRSRVSRFAETLDFLVLRKVTCETPPVTIPIAQWKIPEHLALADPEFNVSRKVDMIIGAAHFYSFLLEGRIRLAGPVPLLVESVFGWIATGSVEVSDEAEQQPTVSCHVATVESVDKMLERFWALEEVGGSNYSVDEHKCEAHFKETVARDESGRYVVKLPKHPEFQQMIGASKTNAVRRFRWLEQKLEKQPELKPQYHEFMQEYLTLGHMHAVPDDAEDESSRACYLPHHPVIKEQSSTTKVRVVFDGSAKTSAGHSLNDALLVGPVVQDELLDTVLRFRKFPIALVTDIEKMYRQVVVHPEDRPYQRIVWRFDPEQPITTYELATVTYGLAPSSFLATRTLLQLADDEGAQFPQASAAIKKHMYVDDFIGGAHTVDDAILLRSDLCKLLLKGGFQLRKWCSNSLAVLADIPSELLGTQSSLQFDPEETIKTLGISWEPEADVFRFVASVVWDLSPTKRNILSVIAQLYDPLGLIAPVVVLAKIVLQELWYLALEWDALVPPELRTRWFDFCEGLSHLNNFRIDRYAFARKCCYAELHFFSDASEVAYGAVAYVRSESPDGKIKVSLLTSKSKVAPLKKRSIPRLELCAFFLAAQMFVRVVEALDVKFQDVYFWTDSEVVLQWLKSAPRRWKPFVANRISEIQIITHGAKCLHVAGLENPADLVSRGMPAEKLVNSPKWKFGASWLGKHKPLWPPQRDLKGALPIEEQKEKPILVVQTAPPNHVFTIFFSYRRLLNAVGLALRFANNVRKPCKRNTDRVLSVVELEAAKVALVKIVQAETFPEDLKLLRKGRPVAPKSPLRLLNPFLDQAGVIRVGGRLCLSDEPYAVKHPMVIPGFHPFTRLMLTYYHLKVIHGGITVTLASVRDEFWPLNGRRAVRNAIRRCFRCCRANPQPIQQPIGQLPVARVTANEAFTCTGVDFCGPLYLKPTHRRAASRKCYVAVFICLSTKAVHLELVNDLSTAAFLMALTRFTWRRNKPSHIYSDNGTNFIGAKNVLHQLYQMLQPGPESDKIAKHLADDGIQWHLIPPRAPNFGGLWEAAVKVAKKHLVRQLGNSLLSFEELTTVLTAIEGCMNSRPLTRLSEDPNDLSALTPAHFLVKNMIRPLPEPDVRDVPLNRLNQYQRIQAYSQRFWHRWRNEYLKELQTQYSSNPRRYDLDVGSVVIIKDELLPPARWPLARVLEVHPGPDGVTRVATLRTAGGILKRAVSKICPLECADEGEEEK